DNA from Lentibacillus amyloliquefaciens:
TCGGATCATCCATTTAATCAGAAACGTGTCATGCTATCGAAGGACTTGCTGGAAAAACAAAATTTGCTGTCCGAGGATGATATAAGAGCCCATCGAACTGCTACTGATGAGGAACTTGCCCTTTTTCATGATAAAGCATATATCAATACGGTAAAGCAAGCGGGGATAAGCAATTTAACCGCTGACGAATCCGCGGAATATGGCATCGGAACAGAGGATACACCAATATTTTCAAATATGCACAAAGCATCATCCGCGCTTGTAGGCGGGACACTGTCAGCAGTAGATGCTGTATTAAAAGGAGAAGCTGAACATGCCGTGAATCTTGGCGGCGGTCTACACCATGGCTTCAAACGAAAAGCGAGCGGTTTTTGCATTTACAATGACGGAGCAATCGCTATCAAATACATACGAAAACACTATGACTTAAAAGTACTGTATGTTGATACAGATGCTCACCATGGTGATGGCGTTCAATGGGCTTTTTATGATGATCCCAACGTATGCACCTTGTCCATCCATGAAACAGGCCGGTATCTTTTCCCGGGTACAGGGCATATCAATGAACGGGGCATTAAGGAAGGACACGGCTATTCATTTAATTTGCCGATTGATGCATTTACTGAAGATGAATCATTTATCCAAGTTTATGAAACGGCCTTCAGGGAAATCACTGACTTTTTTCAGCCTGATGTTATTTTGACACAAAATGGCGCTGATGCTCATGTGAATGATCCGCTGACTCACTTATGCACAACAATGGAAAGCTTTGAGCGGATTCCCCTGCTTGCGCATGAATTGGCGCACCAATATTGCAATGGTCGCTGGATAGCTCTTGGCGGTGGCGGTTATGATATGTGGCGTGTCGTTCCACGCGCATGGGCACAAATATGGAGTGTGATGAAGACAGGTGACATTCAAAGGGGCCCGCTTCCACCTGACTGGGGGAGTGAGTGGCAATCCGAATCACCTGTCACACTGCCGAAAGTTTGGCAAGATGATAAAAAGATTGTGCCGAATATACCTCGGAAAGCTGATATAACAGAAAAAAATGAGAGAGTACTGCAAAGCTCTCTCAAGTATGCCAAAAATAAACTCAATGGCACGCGATAATTTAAAGGGAGATGCACCAGGCATCTCCCTTTATTCTTCAGCTTCATTTTCGAGTATAACAATCTCAACTATCAGCTTAATTTGTTCCGAGTTTAAAATTGATCAGCAATGATGCAGTCAACCCGCCTAAGACGACAAAGATTGAGGCTATATCCAAAAAAGAATTGAAACCTTGCGTACCGTCATTGGATCGGCATAAATTTTATTTTGTTGA
Protein-coding regions in this window:
- a CDS encoding acetoin utilization protein AcuC → MTCHAAFIYSNEFLNYHFHSDHPFNQKRVMLSKDLLEKQNLLSEDDIRAHRTATDEELALFHDKAYINTVKQAGISNLTADESAEYGIGTEDTPIFSNMHKASSALVGGTLSAVDAVLKGEAEHAVNLGGGLHHGFKRKASGFCIYNDGAIAIKYIRKHYDLKVLYVDTDAHHGDGVQWAFYDDPNVCTLSIHETGRYLFPGTGHINERGIKEGHGYSFNLPIDAFTEDESFIQVYETAFREITDFFQPDVILTQNGADAHVNDPLTHLCTTMESFERIPLLAHELAHQYCNGRWIALGGGGYDMWRVVPRAWAQIWSVMKTGDIQRGPLPPDWGSEWQSESPVTLPKVWQDDKKIVPNIPRKADITEKNERVLQSSLKYAKNKLNGTR